One Actinosynnema pretiosum DNA segment encodes these proteins:
- a CDS encoding SAM-dependent methyltransferase, whose amino-acid sequence MQDVESAWRTALYGPSGFFTRGEAPSDHFRTAPLVGPELAEALLELLRRVDADLGHPGALDFVDLGAGGGELSSAVRALADADPALRDRLRVTAVDVGPARDLPGVRWTRDLPDRVTGLLVAHEWLDALPCPVVAWPHRDPWLDRWWPLRPGERAEIGSPRDAAWASAVGRVRGAALAIDYGHLADDRAAGRYPRGTFTAYRSGNRVEPAFDGSCDLTAHVALDACAEAAGRPWTLVSQRDALAALLPPAEPLTARTPDWLTAAARASRIAELRDPNGLGAFGWLLHPRGTTAAGLLPDLPPWRP is encoded by the coding sequence GTGCAGGACGTGGAATCGGCGTGGCGCACCGCGCTCTACGGGCCGTCGGGCTTCTTCACCAGGGGCGAGGCGCCGTCGGACCACTTCCGCACCGCCCCGCTGGTCGGCCCCGAGCTGGCGGAGGCGCTCCTGGAGCTGCTCCGCCGCGTGGACGCCGACCTCGGCCACCCCGGCGCCCTCGATTTCGTGGACCTCGGCGCGGGCGGCGGCGAGCTGTCCTCGGCGGTCCGCGCCCTCGCCGACGCCGACCCCGCGCTCCGCGACCGCCTCCGGGTGACCGCCGTGGACGTCGGCCCCGCCCGCGACCTCCCCGGCGTCCGCTGGACCCGCGACCTCCCCGACCGCGTCACCGGACTCCTGGTCGCGCACGAGTGGCTGGACGCCCTCCCCTGCCCCGTGGTGGCCTGGCCGCACCGGGACCCCTGGCTGGACCGCTGGTGGCCGCTGCGCCCCGGTGAGCGGGCGGAGATCGGCTCCCCCAGGGACGCGGCGTGGGCGTCTGCCGTCGGACGGGTCCGGGGCGCGGCGCTCGCGATCGACTACGGCCACCTGGCCGACGACCGCGCCGCAGGCCGCTACCCCAGGGGCACCTTCACCGCCTACCGCTCGGGGAACCGGGTCGAACCGGCCTTCGACGGCTCCTGCGACCTGACCGCCCACGTCGCCCTGGACGCCTGCGCCGAGGCCGCGGGCCGCCCGTGGACCCTGGTGTCGCAGCGGGACGCGCTGGCCGCCCTGCTCCCGCCCGCCGAGCCGCTCACCGCCCGCACCCCGGACTGGCTCACCGCCGCGGCCCGCGCCTCCCGGATCGCGGAGCTGCGCGACCCGAACGGCCTCGGCGCCTTCGGCTGGCTCCTGCACCCGAGGGGCACGACCGCGGCCGGCCTGCTCCCCGACCTGCCGCCGTGGCGCCCCTGA
- a CDS encoding PrsW family intramembrane metalloprotease: MTAAAPSPARKRTEQRRWTVLLPVAALIVLGVCGLVLLGLGTSKVGLAPILVGAAASLLPVMAVLSAYLWLDRWEPEPAKLLLFGFAWGACGATITSLVFNQTAQVIGELINDGDGATFAAVVGAPIVEEATKGVFLIALFLRRRHEFDGAVDGLVYAGVVAAGFAFTENIYYFARVFVDSGLGDASSGVVALFILRGVLSPFAHPLFTSMLGVGVGLAAMSHKRNVRIAGPLLGYLGAVGLHSLWNFSTTVGTGSTFINLYFLIMVPIFAGMVWLVVWQRRREQRIVAEQLPGMAERQWIATSEVTLLASLQGRSRWRRTVRRKAGDEAAKAVAGYQVAATELAFLRHRMALGTAGADADRRHANLLRSLLATRVAAVNAPGALGAADGAGRPRLTERAERTVRIARIARQGRAARPDRQIRPGSPTSPASPTSPNDPDATGGVRRS, encoded by the coding sequence GTGACCGCTGCCGCACCCTCGCCGGCCCGCAAGAGGACCGAGCAACGCCGCTGGACCGTGCTCCTCCCGGTCGCGGCCCTGATCGTGCTGGGGGTCTGCGGCCTGGTCCTGCTGGGCCTGGGCACCAGCAAGGTCGGGCTGGCCCCGATCCTGGTGGGCGCGGCGGCCTCGCTCCTGCCCGTCATGGCGGTGCTGAGCGCCTACCTCTGGCTCGACCGCTGGGAGCCGGAACCGGCCAAGCTCCTGCTCTTCGGCTTCGCCTGGGGCGCGTGCGGCGCGACCATCACCTCCCTGGTCTTCAACCAGACCGCCCAGGTGATCGGCGAGCTGATCAACGACGGCGACGGCGCGACCTTCGCCGCCGTGGTCGGCGCCCCGATCGTGGAGGAGGCCACCAAGGGCGTCTTCCTGATCGCCCTCTTCCTGCGCCGCCGCCACGAGTTCGACGGCGCCGTCGACGGCCTCGTCTACGCGGGCGTGGTCGCGGCGGGCTTCGCGTTCACCGAGAACATCTACTACTTCGCCCGCGTCTTCGTGGACAGCGGCCTGGGCGACGCGAGCAGCGGCGTGGTCGCCCTGTTCATCCTGCGCGGCGTCCTGTCCCCGTTCGCCCACCCCCTGTTCACCTCGATGCTCGGCGTCGGCGTGGGCCTGGCGGCGATGTCCCACAAGCGGAACGTCCGGATCGCGGGCCCGCTCCTGGGCTACCTGGGCGCGGTGGGCCTGCACTCGCTGTGGAACTTCTCCACCACGGTCGGCACCGGATCGACGTTCATCAACCTCTACTTCCTGATCATGGTCCCGATCTTCGCGGGCATGGTCTGGCTGGTGGTGTGGCAGCGCCGCCGCGAGCAGCGCATCGTCGCCGAGCAGCTGCCCGGCATGGCCGAGCGCCAGTGGATCGCCACCAGCGAGGTCACCCTGCTCGCCAGCCTCCAGGGCCGCAGCCGCTGGCGCCGCACCGTGCGCCGCAAGGCGGGCGACGAGGCCGCGAAGGCGGTGGCCGGCTACCAGGTGGCCGCCACCGAACTGGCGTTCCTGCGCCACCGCATGGCGCTGGGCACCGCGGGCGCGGACGCGGACCGCCGCCACGCGAACCTCCTGCGCTCCCTGCTCGCCACCCGCGTGGCCGCCGTGAACGCCCCCGGCGCGCTCGGCGCCGCGGACGGCGCGGGCCGCCCCCGGCTCACCGAGCGCGCGGAGCGCACCGTCCGGATCGCGCGCATCGCCCGCCAGGGCCGCGCGGCCCGCCCGGACCGGCAGATCCGCCCCGGCTCGCCGACCTCACCGGCCTCGCCGACCTCGCCGAACGACCCAGACGCCACGGGTGGCGTTCGTCGCAGTTGA
- a CDS encoding Rossmann-like and DUF2520 domain-containing protein encodes MDATPRPARLAAGVISAGRVGSVLGAALTRAGHTVTAVSAVSAASLRRADALLPDVPVLPPPDVAAGADLVLLAVPDDELPGLVRGLVATGSLRAGQIVVHVSGAQGVAALAPAAEVGALCLALHPAMTFTGRPEDVDRVRACTFGVTAADGDDIAWSVGEALVVEIGAEAVRVPESARPLYHAALTHGANHLMTLVADCAEALRGAGVANPERVLAPLLGAALDNALRHGDRALTGPVARGDTGTVAKHLAVLADRAPGTLDAYRALARRTADRAESAGLLPADRATDVRTTLDED; translated from the coding sequence ATGGACGCGACCCCCCGCCCCGCGCGCCTTGCCGCGGGCGTCATCTCGGCAGGCCGGGTGGGCTCGGTGCTCGGCGCCGCCCTCACCAGGGCCGGTCACACCGTCACCGCGGTCTCCGCCGTCTCGGCCGCCTCCCTGCGCAGGGCCGACGCCCTGCTCCCCGACGTCCCCGTGCTGCCCCCGCCCGACGTGGCCGCGGGCGCCGACCTGGTCCTGCTCGCCGTCCCCGACGACGAGCTGCCCGGACTGGTCAGGGGCCTGGTGGCCACCGGCTCGCTGCGCGCCGGCCAGATCGTGGTGCACGTCAGCGGCGCCCAGGGCGTCGCCGCGCTCGCCCCCGCCGCCGAGGTGGGCGCGCTGTGCCTGGCGCTGCACCCCGCCATGACCTTCACCGGCCGCCCCGAGGACGTCGACCGGGTCCGCGCCTGCACCTTCGGGGTCACCGCCGCCGACGGCGACGACATCGCCTGGAGCGTCGGCGAGGCCCTCGTCGTGGAGATCGGCGCCGAGGCCGTCCGGGTCCCCGAGTCCGCCCGCCCGCTCTACCACGCCGCCCTCACCCACGGCGCGAACCACCTGATGACCCTGGTCGCCGACTGCGCCGAGGCGCTGCGCGGCGCGGGCGTCGCCAACCCCGAGCGGGTCCTCGCGCCCCTCCTCGGGGCCGCGCTCGACAACGCCCTGCGGCACGGCGACCGCGCCCTCACCGGCCCCGTCGCCAGGGGTGACACCGGCACCGTCGCCAAGCACCTCGCCGTGCTGGCCGACCGCGCCCCCGGAACCCTGGACGCGTACCGCGCGCTCGCCAGGCGCACCGCAGACCGGGCCGAGTCCGCCGGGCTGCTCCCGGCCGACCGCGCCACCGACGTCCGCACCACCCTCGACGAGGACTGA
- the panC gene encoding pantoate--beta-alanine ligase: MTKPLTKDDYTPGGVTVHRDPERLRRVTRALRSAGRNIALVPTMGALHEGHRRLIREAHVLQNTVVVVSVFVNPTQFGEAADLERYPRDLDADVEVCRQERAPLVFAPEVATMYPAGSQVTLDPGPLGSELEGASRPGHFAGVLTVVSKLFNIVQPDYALFGEKDYQQLCLIGRMATDLNVPTAVVGVPTVRESDGLALSSRNRFLSESERESATALSAALVAGSHVSAQGPEAVLSTARATLDAVPGLDLDYLELRAPDLGPAPENGDARLLVAARVGSTRLIDNVPVLLGAGDE; this comes from the coding sequence ATGACGAAGCCGCTGACCAAGGACGACTACACCCCCGGCGGGGTGACCGTGCACCGCGACCCCGAGCGGCTGCGCCGCGTCACCAGGGCGCTGCGCTCGGCGGGCCGCAACATCGCGCTCGTGCCCACCATGGGCGCGCTGCACGAGGGCCACCGCAGGCTCATCCGCGAGGCCCACGTCCTGCAGAACACCGTCGTGGTGGTGTCGGTGTTCGTGAACCCGACCCAGTTCGGCGAGGCCGCCGACCTGGAGCGCTACCCGCGCGACCTGGACGCCGACGTGGAGGTGTGCCGCCAGGAGCGCGCGCCGCTGGTGTTCGCCCCCGAGGTCGCCACCATGTACCCGGCGGGCAGCCAGGTGACCCTCGACCCCGGCCCGCTCGGCTCCGAGCTGGAGGGCGCCAGCAGGCCCGGCCACTTCGCGGGCGTGCTCACCGTCGTGTCGAAGCTGTTCAACATCGTGCAGCCCGACTACGCCCTGTTCGGCGAGAAGGACTACCAGCAGCTCTGCCTGATCGGGCGGATGGCCACCGACCTGAACGTGCCGACCGCCGTCGTCGGCGTGCCGACCGTGCGCGAGTCGGACGGGCTCGCCCTGTCCTCCCGCAACCGCTTCCTGTCCGAGTCCGAGCGGGAGAGCGCCACCGCGCTGTCCGCCGCGCTCGTCGCCGGCTCGCACGTGAGCGCGCAGGGCCCGGAGGCCGTGCTGTCCACCGCCCGCGCGACGCTCGACGCCGTGCCCGGCCTCGACCTGGACTACCTGGAGCTGCGCGCCCCCGACCTCGGGCCCGCGCCCGAGAACGGCGACGCCCGCCTGCTGGTGGCGGCCCGCGTCGGGTCGACCAGGCTGATCGACAACGTCCCCGTGCTGCTCGGCGCGGGCGACGAGTAG
- the panD gene encoding aspartate 1-decarboxylase, with amino-acid sequence MFRTMLKSKIHRATVTQADLHYVGSVTVDEDLMDAADLLAGEQVAIVDVTNGARLETYVIPGERGSGVIGINGAAAHLVHPGDLVILIAYGSMDDAEARSYRPRVVFVDADNKVVELGSDAARAPEGSGLLSGAVTAQALAETADAAALDALIQNQ; translated from the coding sequence ATGTTCCGCACGATGCTCAAGTCGAAGATCCACCGGGCCACCGTCACCCAGGCCGACCTGCACTACGTCGGCTCGGTCACCGTGGACGAGGACCTCATGGACGCCGCCGACCTGCTGGCGGGCGAGCAGGTCGCGATCGTGGACGTCACCAACGGGGCCCGCCTGGAGACCTACGTCATCCCCGGCGAGCGCGGCTCCGGCGTCATCGGCATCAACGGCGCCGCCGCGCACCTGGTGCACCCCGGCGACCTGGTCATCCTCATCGCCTACGGGTCCATGGACGACGCCGAGGCCCGCTCCTACCGGCCGCGCGTGGTGTTCGTCGACGCCGACAACAAGGTCGTGGAGCTGGGCTCGGACGCCGCGCGCGCCCCGGAGGGCTCCGGGCTGCTCAGCGGCGCGGTGACCGCGCAGGCGCTCGCCGAGACGGCCGACGCCGCCGCGCTCGACGCGCTCATCCAGAACCAGTAG